The proteins below are encoded in one region of Halalkalicoccus jeotgali B3:
- the prf1 gene encoding peptide chain release factor aRF-1, translating to MSSQDTEESDRKKYEFRRVIEELNEFEGSGTQLVTIYVPDDRQISDVAAHVTQEHSEASNIKSKQTRTNVQDALTSIKDRLKYYDTYPPENGMVLFSGAVNSGGGQTEMITRVLENPPQPVESFRYHCDSDFLTEPLEHMLADQGLYGLVVLDRREANVGWLRGKRVEPVKSASSLVPGKQRKGGQSAQRFARLRLEAIDNFYQEVAGMANDLFVPERHDLEGVLVGGPSPTKDEFLDGDYLHHELQDKVLGKFDVSYTDESGLYDLVDAAEDALADAEVMKDKNQMEEFFKQLHDGGLATYGFEATRRNLVMGSVDRLLISEDLRKDVVVYDCGDTDEYEIVDGRHSTPEHTCEDGTEAEVKEREDVIEHLIAIAEQRGTEPKFISTDFEKGEQLYDAFGGIAGILRYETGV from the coding sequence ATGAGCAGTCAGGACACGGAGGAGTCCGACAGGAAGAAATACGAGTTCCGGCGGGTGATCGAGGAGCTCAACGAGTTCGAGGGCTCGGGAACCCAACTCGTGACGATCTACGTCCCCGACGACCGCCAGATCTCCGACGTGGCCGCCCACGTCACCCAGGAGCACTCGGAAGCCTCGAACATCAAGTCCAAACAGACACGCACGAACGTCCAGGACGCCCTGACGAGCATCAAGGACCGCCTGAAATACTACGACACCTACCCACCCGAAAACGGAATGGTGCTGTTTTCGGGCGCGGTCAACTCGGGCGGCGGCCAGACCGAGATGATCACCCGGGTGCTCGAGAACCCGCCCCAGCCCGTCGAGTCATTCCGCTATCACTGCGATTCGGATTTCCTGACCGAGCCCTTAGAGCACATGCTCGCCGACCAAGGCTTGTATGGACTTGTCGTCCTCGACCGCCGGGAGGCAAACGTCGGGTGGCTCAGAGGCAAGCGCGTCGAGCCCGTCAAAAGCGCCTCCTCGCTGGTACCGGGTAAGCAACGGAAGGGTGGCCAGTCCGCACAGCGATTCGCCCGCCTTCGCCTCGAAGCCATCGACAACTTCTATCAGGAGGTCGCGGGGATGGCAAACGACCTCTTCGTCCCCGAGCGCCACGACCTCGAAGGCGTGCTGGTGGGTGGGCCCTCGCCAACGAAGGACGAGTTCCTCGACGGGGACTACCTCCACCACGAGCTCCAGGACAAGGTCCTGGGGAAGTTCGACGTCTCCTACACCGACGAGTCGGGCCTGTACGACCTCGTAGACGCCGCCGAGGACGCGCTTGCGGACGCCGAGGTGATGAAGGACAAGAATCAGATGGAGGAGTTCTTCAAACAGCTTCACGACGGCGGCCTTGCGACCTACGGCTTCGAGGCCACCCGCAGGAACCTCGTGATGGGGTCGGTCGACCGCCTACTGATCAGCGAAGACCTCCGGAAGGACGTCGTCGTGTATGACTGCGGTGACACCGACGAGTACGAGATCGTCGATGGGCGCCATTCGACGCCCGAACACACCTGCGAAGACGGCACCGAAGCCGAGGTCAAAGAGCGCGAGGACGTCATCGAGCACCTGATCGCGATCGCAGAACAGCGCGGCACCGAACCCAAGTTCATCTCGACTGACTTCGAGAAGGGCGAACAGCTCTACGACGCCTTTGGGGGTATTGCGGGAATATTGCGCTACGAAACCGGCGTCTAA
- a CDS encoding ATP synthase subunit B, with the protein MKEYQTITEISGPLVFAEIDEPVGYDEIVEIETPSGEVKRGQVLESESGIVAIQVFEGTTGIDRKASVRFLGETMKMPVTEDLLGRVLDGSGNPIDGGPEIVPEERQDIVGAAINPYAREYPEEFIQTGVSSIDGMNTLVRGQKLPIFSASGLPHNDLALQIARQATVPEESAEDEATDEPGSEEADDGELGEGADDEGSEFAVIFGAMGITAEEANEFIDDFERTGALERSVVFMNLADDPAVERQVTPRLALTTAEYLAFEKGYHVLVILTDMTNYCEALREIGAAREEVPGRRGYPGYMYTDLAQLYERAGRIKGREGSVTQIPILTMPGDDDTHPIPDLTGYITEGQIVMDRDLNSQGIEPPVDVLPSLSRLMDDGIGEGLTREDHADVSDQMYAAYAEGEDLRDLVNIVGREALSERDNKFLDFADRFENEFVQQGYDTNRDISETLDIGWELLGMLPKTELNRIDEELIEQYYPEDETDEAEAVGVEADD; encoded by the coding sequence ATGAAAGAGTATCAAACCATCACCGAGATCAGCGGGCCGCTGGTGTTCGCCGAGATCGACGAGCCCGTCGGTTACGACGAGATCGTCGAGATCGAGACGCCAAGCGGCGAGGTAAAGCGCGGTCAGGTACTCGAATCCGAGAGCGGCATCGTCGCGATCCAGGTGTTCGAGGGCACGACCGGGATCGACCGGAAGGCCTCGGTCCGGTTCCTCGGCGAGACGATGAAGATGCCCGTCACCGAGGACCTCCTCGGGCGGGTGCTCGACGGCTCGGGCAACCCCATCGACGGCGGTCCCGAGATCGTCCCCGAGGAACGCCAGGACATCGTCGGCGCGGCGATCAACCCCTACGCGCGTGAGTACCCCGAGGAGTTCATCCAGACGGGTGTCAGCTCGATCGACGGGATGAACACTCTCGTCCGGGGCCAGAAGCTGCCGATCTTCTCGGCGTCGGGCCTACCCCACAACGATCTGGCACTGCAGATCGCCCGGCAGGCGACCGTGCCGGAGGAAAGCGCAGAAGACGAAGCGACCGACGAGCCCGGAAGCGAGGAGGCCGACGACGGCGAACTCGGCGAGGGCGCCGACGATGAAGGCTCGGAGTTCGCAGTGATCTTCGGCGCGATGGGGATCACAGCCGAGGAGGCAAACGAGTTCATCGACGACTTCGAGCGCACCGGTGCGCTGGAGCGCTCGGTCGTCTTCATGAACCTCGCGGACGACCCCGCAGTCGAGCGTCAGGTCACCCCGCGACTGGCACTCACGACGGCGGAGTACCTCGCCTTCGAGAAGGGCTATCACGTGCTCGTGATCCTCACGGACATGACCAACTACTGTGAGGCGCTCCGTGAGATCGGCGCGGCTCGCGAGGAGGTCCCCGGCCGGCGTGGCTATCCCGGCTACATGTACACCGACCTCGCCCAGCTCTACGAGCGGGCGGGCCGGATCAAAGGTCGGGAGGGTTCGGTTACGCAGATCCCGATCCTGACGATGCCCGGAGACGACGACACCCACCCGATCCCGGACCTCACGGGGTATATCACCGAGGGCCAGATCGTGATGGATCGGGACCTGAACAGTCAGGGTATCGAGCCGCCGGTGGACGTCCTGCCGAGCCTCTCGCGGCTGATGGACGACGGGATCGGCGAGGGGCTGACCCGCGAGGACCATGCCGACGTCTCCGACCAGATGTACGCCGCCTACGCGGAGGGTGAGGACCTGCGCGACCTGGTGAACATCGTCGGGCGCGAAGCGCTCAGCGAGCGGGACAACAAGTTCCTCGACTTCGCGGATCGCTTCGAGAACGAGTTCGTCCAGCAGGGCTACGACACCAACCGCGACATCAGCGAGACCCTCGACATCGGCTGGGAGCTCCTGGGGATGCTCCCGAAGACGGAGCTCAACCGGATCGACGAGGAGCTCATCGAGCAGTACTACCCCGAAGACGAGACCGACGAGGCCGAAGCCGTCGGCGTCGAAGCCGACGACTGA
- the argS gene encoding arginine--tRNA ligase gives MFRSLRAEAAEVLTEALSALSLPTEDLGLEEPPEDVEAVLASSVAFRLAGEVGTSPHEVAGDLADATDVAGCEYLGGVGTQGPYVNFHASDAYYADTLETAREADYGRLEPTGREVVVEHTSANPTGPVHVGRARNPIIGDAIARLLDFAGNNVDRHYYVNDAGRQMAVFTWAYETFEEDDLPDPDREKADYELVRYYRKGNAFLEEADEGEVEAAEAEIQSIMQGLENGDEEAYERVGHVVDTVLGGMRESLSRLPAEFDAFVKETRFIRDGSVEELVKRLRELDEAVYEEEAWQLDLPDFEKNLVFLRSDGTSLYTTRDLAHHEWKFDEYDHAVTVLGEDHKLQATQLGAALDLLGNDTDRLDSVFYSYVNLPEGKMSTRAGTGVDLDDLLDEAVARARDEVETRMDDRIRDDDLTESDIERIARQVGIGAVRYDIVSKQPSKAITFEWDRALNFEAQSAPYVQYVHARTCGILTEAARAGHDPGRIDPALLDSPEERDLLEVIGRFPAVIESAATDRQPHQVATYTREFAETFNAFYRERQVISADEDLTEARLALVAGARHTIANALSVLGIEAPESM, from the coding sequence ATGTTCCGTTCGCTCCGCGCCGAGGCCGCCGAGGTGCTCACGGAGGCGCTCTCTGCGCTCTCGCTGCCGACCGAGGATCTCGGTCTCGAAGAGCCGCCCGAAGACGTCGAGGCGGTCCTCGCTTCTAGCGTCGCCTTCCGGCTCGCCGGCGAGGTCGGAACGTCCCCCCACGAGGTCGCCGGCGACCTCGCCGATGCGACCGACGTCGCGGGCTGTGAGTATCTCGGGGGCGTCGGGACGCAGGGACCGTACGTGAACTTCCACGCGAGCGACGCCTACTACGCCGACACCCTCGAAACCGCCCGCGAAGCCGACTACGGGCGGCTCGAGCCCACAGGGAGAGAGGTCGTCGTCGAGCATACGAGCGCGAACCCGACCGGCCCGGTCCACGTCGGGCGCGCGCGCAACCCGATCATCGGCGACGCGATCGCCCGACTACTCGACTTCGCGGGCAACAACGTGGATCGCCACTACTACGTCAACGACGCCGGCCGGCAGATGGCCGTCTTCACGTGGGCCTACGAGACCTTCGAGGAGGACGACCTCCCAGACCCCGACCGCGAGAAGGCCGACTACGAACTGGTCCGCTACTACCGCAAGGGCAACGCCTTCCTCGAGGAGGCGGACGAGGGCGAGGTCGAGGCCGCCGAGGCCGAGATCCAATCGATCATGCAGGGCCTCGAAAACGGCGACGAGGAGGCCTACGAGCGGGTCGGCCACGTGGTCGATACGGTATTAGGGGGAATGCGCGAGTCCCTCTCCCGGTTGCCCGCGGAGTTCGACGCGTTCGTCAAGGAGACACGATTCATCCGCGACGGGAGCGTCGAGGAGCTCGTCAAGCGGCTCAGGGAACTCGACGAGGCGGTCTACGAGGAGGAGGCCTGGCAGCTCGACCTTCCCGATTTCGAGAAGAACCTCGTCTTCCTGCGTTCAGACGGCACCTCGCTCTATACGACGCGGGATCTGGCCCATCACGAGTGGAAGTTCGACGAGTACGACCACGCCGTCACGGTGCTTGGCGAGGATCACAAGCTGCAGGCCACGCAACTGGGGGCGGCGCTCGACCTGCTCGGTAACGATACCGACCGACTCGACTCGGTGTTTTACTCCTACGTCAACCTCCCCGAGGGCAAGATGAGCACGCGCGCGGGCACAGGCGTTGACCTCGATGACCTGCTCGACGAGGCGGTCGCGCGCGCCCGCGACGAGGTCGAAACGCGCATGGACGACCGGATCCGCGACGACGATCTGACCGAAAGCGATATCGAGCGCATCGCCCGGCAGGTCGGGATCGGTGCGGTTCGCTACGACATCGTCTCGAAACAGCCCTCGAAGGCGATCACCTTCGAGTGGGATCGCGCGCTGAACTTCGAGGCCCAGTCGGCACCGTACGTCCAGTACGTCCACGCCCGGACCTGTGGCATCCTCACCGAAGCAGCGCGCGCGGGCCACGATCCCGGTCGGATCGATCCCGCGTTGCTCGATAGCCCGGAGGAACGCGACCTGCTAGAGGTGATCGGGCGGTTCCCCGCCGTGATCGAGTCCGCCGCGACGGATCGCCAGCCCCACCAAGTCGCGACCTACACTCGCGAGTTCGCCGAGACGTTCAACGCCTTCTATCGCGAGCGCCAGGTCATCTCGGCGGACGAAGACCTGACCGAAGCCCGTCTCGCGCTCGTCGCCGGCGCCCGCCACACGATCGCAAACGCCCTTTCGGTCCTCGGGATCGAGGCGCCCGAGTCGATGTGA
- a CDS encoding V-type ATP synthase subunit D yields MAKDVKPTRKNLMAIEDRIDLSERGHDTLEKKRDGLIMEFMDILDQAQDVRSDLDDDYERAQRTLDMARAMEGDVAIRGAAEALKEHPEITLQSKNIMGVVVPQIESTRVKKGLDQRGYGVLGSSARIDEAADAYEELLETIILVAEVETAMKKMLDEIETTKRRVNALEFTLLPTLYENQEFIEQKLEEQEREEIFRMKKIKDKKEREEEEAEEPDVTEGAPIPADD; encoded by the coding sequence ATGGCCAAGGACGTCAAACCGACTCGGAAGAACCTGATGGCGATCGAGGATCGCATCGACCTCTCCGAGCGCGGCCACGACACGCTGGAGAAGAAACGCGACGGGCTGATCATGGAGTTCATGGACATCCTCGATCAGGCCCAGGACGTTCGGTCGGACCTCGACGACGACTACGAGCGCGCCCAGCGCACCCTCGACATGGCCCGCGCGATGGAAGGCGACGTCGCGATCCGTGGGGCGGCCGAAGCGCTCAAGGAACACCCCGAGATCACGCTTCAATCGAAGAACATCATGGGCGTGGTCGTCCCGCAGATCGAGTCCACGCGGGTGAAAAAGGGCCTCGATCAGCGTGGCTACGGCGTGCTCGGCTCCTCGGCGCGGATCGACGAGGCCGCCGACGCCTACGAGGAGCTCTTGGAGACGATCATCCTCGTCGCGGAGGTCGAAACCGCGATGAAGAAGATGCTCGACGAGATCGAAACCACGAAACGCCGCGTCAACGCCCTCGAGTTCACCTTGCTTCCCACGCTCTACGAGAACCAGGAGTTCATCGAGCAGAAGCTCGAAGAACAGGAGCGCGAGGAGATCTTCCGCATGAAGAAGATCAAGGACAAGAAAGAACGCGAGGAAGAGGAGGCCGAAGAACCCGACGTCACCGAGGGCGCGCCGATCCCAGCCGACGACTGA
- a CDS encoding MaoC family dehydratase, with amino-acid sequence MSESSNAEERPMTEFVDSWSDVSKHVVNSYVEANRAILAGMGLSSSKSERINAPVDELSYGAVGWSMERSVDTREELGVGEYVEFTKPLTDADVHAFAQASGDTNRLHLDEEFAAGTRFGTRIVHGTLVGGLISAALARLPGLTIYLSESLEFKGPARIGSVLTARCEIVEDLGQDRYRLVAEVTEADGSTLIDGEAVVLIDEQPA; translated from the coding sequence ATGAGCGAGAGCTCGAACGCCGAGGAGCGGCCGATGACCGAGTTCGTCGACTCGTGGTCCGACGTTTCGAAGCACGTCGTCAACAGCTACGTCGAGGCAAACCGGGCGATCCTCGCGGGGATGGGGTTGTCCTCGAGCAAATCCGAGCGGATCAACGCCCCCGTCGACGAGCTCTCCTACGGCGCTGTCGGCTGGTCGATGGAGCGCTCGGTCGACACCCGCGAGGAACTGGGCGTCGGCGAGTACGTCGAGTTCACCAAGCCCCTGACCGACGCGGACGTCCACGCGTTCGCCCAGGCAAGCGGCGACACCAACCGCCTGCATCTGGACGAGGAGTTCGCCGCCGGCACCCGGTTCGGCACGCGGATCGTCCACGGCACCCTCGTCGGGGGGTTGATCAGCGCCGCGCTGGCACGCCTGCCCGGACTGACGATCTACCTCTCGGAAAGCCTCGAATTCAAGGGACCCGCCCGAATCGGGTCGGTGTTGACTGCGCGGTGTGAGATCGTCGAGGATCTCGGACAGGACAGGTATCGCCTCGTCGCCGAGGTAACCGAGGCGGACGGGTCGACACTCATCGACGGGGAGGCGGTCGTCCTCATCGACGAACAGCCCGCATAG
- a CDS encoding HTH domain-containing protein, whose product MTTSNASHRIVVYLRASASLPARERQREVIERVERLERQGRIAGLRVRHWDDRVVVENGADGTVETFEAFKARAAEIGHTIEPFFQEHERADAREIVFPIICIAVHSGDELVRVFPCRDETAAYSVWDCLTALETDGELVGLAD is encoded by the coding sequence ATGACCACCAGCAACGCATCTCATAGGATCGTCGTCTATCTCCGGGCGTCGGCCTCGCTCCCGGCCCGCGAGCGCCAGCGGGAGGTAATCGAGCGGGTCGAACGCCTCGAACGACAGGGACGGATCGCGGGACTGCGCGTTCGCCACTGGGACGACCGAGTCGTCGTCGAGAACGGGGCCGATGGGACCGTCGAGACGTTCGAGGCGTTCAAAGCGCGCGCGGCGGAGATCGGTCACACCATCGAACCGTTCTTCCAGGAACACGAGCGTGCCGACGCCCGCGAGATCGTCTTCCCGATCATCTGTATCGCCGTTCACAGTGGCGACGAACTCGTCCGAGTGTTTCCCTGTCGGGACGAAACCGCCGCCTACAGCGTCTGGGACTGTCTGACTGCGCTCGAAACCGACGGCGAACTCGTCGGCCTCGCGGATTGA
- a CDS encoding helix-turn-helix transcriptional regulator has protein sequence MESALAEIEFLALSSNRVAVLEALTEGVHTRSELADVTGASQPTLGRILRDLEERRWIARTDGGYEATATGRMVAEGMTDLLAIVETEAKLRPVVEWLPAESMDFDLGRLRDATITVPSRTRPSAPVKRVNETLRRAEDVQVCSHALNEGTLETVRERVVNGQQRFKGVLSRTAIDALAEDDSLRARLRELVAAEDATIRSHPEEIPIAVTVADGRVYLLVRDDDGVLQAAVDTDDPDVVSWAESVHERYWSAASPVEPDTL, from the coding sequence ATGGAGTCGGCGCTCGCAGAGATAGAGTTTCTCGCCCTCTCGTCGAACCGCGTCGCGGTGTTGGAGGCGCTCACCGAGGGGGTCCACACGCGAAGCGAGCTCGCCGACGTGACGGGTGCCTCTCAGCCGACGCTGGGGCGAATCCTCCGCGACCTTGAGGAGCGGCGCTGGATCGCCCGGACTGACGGCGGCTACGAGGCGACGGCGACGGGTCGCATGGTCGCTGAGGGAATGACTGATCTGCTCGCAATCGTCGAAACGGAGGCGAAACTCCGTCCCGTCGTGGAGTGGCTCCCCGCCGAATCGATGGACTTCGACCTCGGGCGGCTTCGCGACGCGACGATCACGGTCCCGAGTCGAACGCGCCCGAGCGCGCCGGTAAAACGGGTAAACGAAACGCTCAGACGGGCCGAAGACGTTCAGGTCTGCTCGCACGCGCTCAACGAAGGAACGCTCGAAACTGTCCGCGAACGGGTCGTAAACGGCCAGCAGCGGTTCAAGGGTGTACTCTCACGAACGGCGATCGACGCACTCGCCGAGGACGACTCCCTCCGGGCTCGCCTCCGTGAACTCGTTGCCGCCGAGGATGCGACGATCCGAAGCCATCCCGAGGAGATCCCCATCGCGGTCACGGTCGCCGACGGGCGGGTGTACCTTTTAGTACGCGACGACGACGGCGTGTTGCAGGCGGCGGTCGACACCGACGACCCCGACGTGGTCTCCTGGGCGGAGTCGGTCCATGAGCGTTACTGGTCGGCAGCGTCGCCCGTCGAGCCCGACACGCTCTAG
- a CDS encoding DUF6276 family protein, protein MDCATCGGDTLLVSAPDLGAYLPGEPETVSVCRSCLSVAPAETEPTDDRTAVAALSTGLPDDPDTALALALFVTLCESLALYRSEIEVLVERIERAGVDPLSALDYLQEDPALDLALDVERRRHQLVQLLD, encoded by the coding sequence ATGGACTGTGCTACCTGCGGCGGCGACACCCTGCTCGTTTCCGCACCCGATCTCGGTGCGTACCTGCCGGGCGAGCCCGAGACCGTCTCCGTCTGTCGGAGCTGTCTGTCCGTCGCGCCCGCCGAGACCGAGCCGACCGACGACCGCACGGCCGTCGCGGCCCTCTCGACCGGGCTGCCCGACGATCCGGATACCGCGCTGGCGCTCGCGCTGTTCGTGACGCTCTGTGAGTCGCTCGCGCTGTATCGCTCGGAGATCGAGGTACTCGTGGAACGAATCGAGCGGGCGGGCGTCGATCCCCTCTCGGCGCTCGACTACTTGCAGGAGGATCCCGCACTCGACCTCGCGCTCGACGTCGAGCGCCGTCGTCACCAGCTCGTCCAACTCCTCGACTGA
- the twy1 gene encoding 4-demethylwyosine synthase TYW1: MSGPKQVSSPEYHSENHTAAQTCGWTANALRGEGKCYKYAFYGIESHRCIQMTPVVKCNERCVFCWRDHRGHAYELGDVEWDDPEAVVDASIRLQKKLLSGFGGNDEVPREVFEGAMEPRHVAISLDGEPTLYPYLPELIDAFHDRDITTFLVSNGTDPEMLARCEPTQLYVSVDAAERATFDQVVRAVDDDAWERLIDTMDVLAEKEDTRTVLRTTLVGGENMQDPDWYAAFYDRADPDFVELKAYMHVGHSQGRLDRSAMPDHEDVVAFAEEVQEYMPEHEHLNDVPVSRVALLSKTEETWVPKLKKGSEFWERDPLAAD; this comes from the coding sequence ATGAGCGGGCCAAAGCAGGTCTCCTCGCCGGAGTACCACAGCGAGAACCACACCGCCGCCCAGACCTGCGGGTGGACCGCAAACGCCCTGCGTGGCGAGGGGAAATGCTATAAGTACGCCTTCTACGGGATCGAATCCCACCGCTGTATTCAGATGACGCCCGTCGTCAAATGCAACGAGCGCTGTGTCTTTTGCTGGCGGGACCATCGCGGGCACGCCTACGAACTCGGCGACGTCGAGTGGGACGACCCCGAGGCCGTCGTCGACGCCTCGATCCGCCTCCAGAAGAAGCTACTCTCGGGCTTCGGCGGTAACGACGAGGTCCCCCGCGAGGTCTTCGAGGGGGCGATGGAGCCCCGTCACGTCGCCATCAGCCTCGACGGCGAACCCACGCTCTATCCCTATCTCCCCGAACTCATCGACGCGTTTCACGACCGGGACATCACGACCTTCCTCGTCTCCAACGGCACCGATCCCGAGATGCTGGCCCGATGTGAGCCAACCCAGCTCTACGTCAGCGTCGACGCCGCCGAACGCGCCACCTTCGACCAAGTCGTGCGCGCGGTCGACGACGACGCCTGGGAGCGCCTGATCGACACGATGGACGTGCTGGCCGAGAAAGAGGACACCCGGACCGTGCTTCGCACCACGCTCGTCGGCGGCGAGAACATGCAGGATCCCGACTGGTACGCCGCCTTCTACGACAGAGCCGACCCCGACTTCGTCGAGCTCAAAGCCTACATGCACGTCGGCCACTCCCAGGGCCGCCTCGACCGCTCGGCGATGCCCGACCACGAGGACGTCGTGGCGTTCGCCGAGGAGGTACAGGAGTACATGCCGGAACACGAGCATCTCAACGACGTACCGGTCTCGCGGGTCGCACTGCTCTCGAAGACCGAGGAGACGTGGGTGCCCAAACTGAAGAAGGGAAGCGAGTTCTGGGAGCGCGACCCGCTCGCGGCCGACTAG
- a CDS encoding DMT family transporter → MGTIDSTTRSVVAFLATAVFFGGTFVAAKAGLEYMPPLLFVALRFDIAAVVLLGYVFLTVPRERWLPKTRADLAGIAAAGLLTIGLANAMIFLGQQYVTSAVASVVFSLNPILTPVFATLLLSEERLDVVEAIGMAVALGGVAVVMELHPTSLLASAGIGHAILLVGAVAVALGGVLIKRVDATMPSTARTAWGLPLGAAFCHLLAGVRGEQVAAIEWNATSVIALGYVAVFSGALAYMAYFGLIDEIGATRANLTFYLVPIVAAIGGWAVLGEAITVTTVAGFLVVFAGFALINREQLGRRLSTHQQSNAFDAGRDHRWNDGD, encoded by the coding sequence GTGGGGACGATAGACTCGACGACCCGCAGCGTCGTCGCCTTCCTCGCGACGGCGGTGTTCTTCGGCGGCACCTTCGTCGCGGCGAAGGCGGGCCTCGAGTACATGCCTCCACTGTTGTTCGTTGCGCTTCGCTTTGACATCGCGGCGGTCGTGTTGCTCGGCTACGTCTTCCTGACGGTTCCCCGCGAGCGATGGCTGCCGAAGACGCGCGCCGATCTCGCGGGGATCGCCGCCGCAGGCCTCCTGACGATCGGGCTCGCCAACGCGATGATCTTCCTCGGCCAACAGTACGTCACCAGCGCCGTCGCCTCGGTCGTCTTCAGCCTCAACCCGATCCTGACCCCGGTGTTCGCGACACTGCTGCTCTCCGAGGAACGCCTCGACGTAGTCGAAGCCATCGGCATGGCCGTCGCGCTCGGCGGCGTCGCCGTCGTCATGGAGCTACACCCCACGAGCCTGCTTGCAAGTGCCGGTATCGGCCACGCGATCCTCCTCGTCGGCGCGGTCGCGGTCGCGCTTGGTGGCGTGCTCATCAAGCGGGTCGACGCGACGATGCCAAGCACCGCCCGGACGGCGTGGGGCCTGCCGCTCGGTGCGGCGTTCTGTCACCTGCTGGCCGGAGTGCGCGGCGAGCAGGTCGCCGCGATCGAGTGGAACGCCACCAGCGTCATCGCCCTCGGCTACGTGGCCGTCTTCTCGGGTGCGCTCGCGTACATGGCGTACTTCGGCCTCATCGACGAGATCGGCGCGACCAGAGCGAACCTCACCTTTTACCTCGTTCCGATCGTCGCCGCCATCGGCGGCTGGGCCGTTCTCGGCGAGGCGATCACCGTGACGACCGTCGCCGGCTTCCTCGTCGTGTTCGCGGGCTTCGCGCTCATCAACCGCGAGCAGCTCGGACGCAGGCTGTCGACCCACCAGCAGTCGAACGCGTTCGATGCGGGCCGCGATCACCGCTGGAACGACGGGGACTGA